A region from the Panicum hallii strain FIL2 chromosome 1, PHallii_v3.1, whole genome shotgun sequence genome encodes:
- the LOC112878007 gene encoding TORTIFOLIA1-like protein 3, with product MGTAARREPLKQRVNRCLLKLADRDTEAMAAAELETIARSLGPDELPAFVSAVSDARPTDKTPLRRHALRALALVAASHPRDAVAPLVPRILAAALRRVRDQDSSVRAALVDTARAAAAASASASAALRPLTDALLHEQDQCAQLAAALATAAAVEASALTADLVCYLHKLQPRLLKLLRSNAFKAKPALITLIGASAVMGGDAEVTASIPCLRDAIGSDDWAARKAAAEALAALALEHTDLLTTYKSSCVTFFEARKFDKVKIVRESMNRMIEAWKEIPDAEEDECSSAAPPASQSQRRSSLTGSVSDGRYPAASLGSNSVPSATRRSRLPVSRSSPPDVSPSATKTNSPSSIRNKKLSPHSYHKGRQAKNCDYKVVIAVAPDATPIKMVTEEKLLKGGNVRDRLEARRALFQGSEDKSAKLAGLKTGSRVVPYEGGGDLEEISEVEGGSERFAVHKDESLSEIRTQLLQIENQQSSLLDLLQKFMGKSENGMNSLETRVHGLEMALDEISRDLAFSSGRMSNREPDVKTCCILSPKFWRRHGGGRSSSRFSASDPANSSEESRTSYKWERQKFGLQGGFVTNPLAEPNISSVGKTMVTQEGRRKDTTLQK from the exons ATGGGCACCGCAGCGCGGCGCGAGCCGCTGAAGCAGCGCGTCAACCGCTGCCTCCTCAAGCTCGCCGACCGCGACACCGAGGCCATGGCGGCCGCCGAGCTCGAGACCATCGCGCGCTCGCTGGGCCCGGACGAGCTCCCGGCCTTCGTCTCGGCGGTCTCGGACGCGCGCCCAACCGACAAGACCCCGCTCCGCCGCCACGCGCTCCGCGCCCTGGCGCTCGTCGCGGCGTCCCACCCGCGCGACGCCGTGGCCCCGCTCGTCCCGCgcatcctcgccgccgcgctccgccGCGTGCGCGACCAGGACTCCTCCGTCCGCGCCGCGCTCGTCGACACAGCGCGCGCCGCTGCGGCGGCCTCGGCCTCCGCGTCCGCCGCGCTGAGGCCCCTCACGGACGCGCTCCTCCACGAGCAGGACCAGTGCGCGCAGCTGGCGGCCGCgctcgccacggccgccgccgtcgaggcgTCCGCCCTCACCGCCGACCTCGTTTGCTACCTCCACAAGCTCCAACCGCGCCTCCTTAAGTTGCTCCGCAGCAATGCCTTCAAGGCCAAGCCCGCGCTCATCACCCTCATCGGCGCCTCCGCGGTTATGGGCGGCGATGCCGAAGTCACCGCCTCCATTCCGTGCCTCCGCGATGCAATCGGTAGTGATGATTGGGCCGCGAGgaaggccgcggcggaggcgctTGCCGCATTGGCCTTAGAACACACGGATCTTCTCACGACCTACAAATCCTCTTGCGTTACCTTCTTCGAGGCCAGAAAGTTTGACAAG GTCAAGATTGTGCGGGAGTCGATGAACAGGATGATCGAGGCGTGGAAGGAGATCCCGGATGCTGAAGAGGACGAGTGCTCCTCGGCTGCGCCACCAGCGTCGCAGTCACAACGAAGATCTTCTCTTACAG GGAGTGTAAGCGACGGGCGATATCCAGCTGCTTCACTGGGCTCAAACTCAGTTCCATCAGCAACAAGGAGGAGCAGATTGCCTGTGAGCAGATCATCTCCGCCTGATGTGTCACCCAGTGCCACCAAAACCAATAGTCCTTCATCAATCAGGAACAAGAAGCTGTCGCCGCATTCATACCACAAAGGGCGCCAAGCAAAGAACTGTGACTATAAAGTTGTGATTGCTGTTGCTCCGGATGCTACCCCAATCAAAATGGTGACAGAGGAGAAGCTTCTCAAAGGAGGCAATGTGAGAGACAGACTGGAGGCAAGGAGGGCACTCTTCCAAGGCAGCGAGGATAAGTCGGCCAAGCTGGCTGGACTTAAAACAGGATCACGAGTTGTTCCATACGAGGGCGGTGGTGATTTGGAAGAGATTTCAGAAGTTGAGGGTGGATCAGAAAGATTTGCAGTTCACAAAGATGAGAGCTTGTCAGAAATAAGGACACAGTTGCTTCAGATTGAAAACCAGCAAAGCAGTTTACTAGATCTTCTCCAG AAATTTATGGGGAAGTCTGAAAATGGCATGAATTCTTTGGAGACAAGGGTGCATGGGCTGGAGATGGCTTTGGACGAGATCTCTCGTGATTTGGCCTTCTCTTCAGGAAGGATGTCAAACAGGGAGCCTGATGTGAAGACGTGCTGCATTCTGAGCCCAAAATTCTGGAGAAGGCATGGTGGCGGTAGGTCTTCCTCCAGGTTTTCTGCCTCCGACCCAGCAAACAGCTCAGAGGAGAGCAGAACTTCTTACAAATGGGAGAGGCAGAAGTTCGGGCTTCAGGGTGGATTTGTCACCAACCCATTAGCCGAGCCAAACATTTCATCTGTAGGGAAAACAATGGTTACTCAAGAAGGCAGGAGGAAGGATACAACTTTACAAAAGTGA
- the LOC112875458 gene encoding E2F transcription factor-like E2FE, translating into MAASSSSVAEVAAAAAAAAAMESALPQQQQEEEARPRPMLAGGAKSRHHAYSRKEKSLGLLCSNFVVLYNRDDVESIGLDEAAKSLGVERRRIYDIVNVLESVGILVRKAKNRYTWIGFDGVPMALRELKERALREKSGLAPLQTEQQSASTVSDDEDDDKLGNPDGDIENEKLSQTVDNPSDKPGAPRCRLRSDHRKEKSLGLLTQNFVKLFLTMEVDTVSLDEAAKLLLGEGHEETNMRTKVRRLYDIANVLSSLNLIEKIQQGDSRKPAFRWLGRAARPNAENAVTVAVPPPGKTVSNKRAFGTDITNIGVHRSNQDSSIQKKAKLAQSGGDILKNCKSVVQSRLGQGKKSGFVYGPFHPAGARKHELDGGNKPGQRERAEDWESLSDSFRPQYQNQALGDLFAHYVEAWKTWYSEFAQGSNIMQQHFGQSAVNHFL; encoded by the exons ATGGCGGCGTCCTCCTCTTCCGTCGCCGAGgtggccgcggctgcggctgcagcggcggcgatggagtcTGCTttgccgcagcagcagcaggaggaggaggcgcggccgcggccgatGCTCGCGGGGGGCGCCAAGAGCCGCCACCACGCCTACAGCCGCAAGGAGAagtcgctcggcctcctctgcTCCAA CTTCGTGGTTCTGTACAACCGAGACGACGTGGAGTCCATCGGGCTGGACGAAGCGGCCAAGAGCCTCGGCGTGGAGAGGCGCCGGATCTACGACATTGTCAACGTGCTCGAGAGCGTCGGG ATTCTTGTGAGGAAGGCCAAGAATCGCTACACCTGGATAGGTTTCGACGGTGTCCCAATGGCTTTGCGAGAGCTCAAG GAGAGGGCGTTAAGAGAGAAGTCTGGTCTGGCTCCTCTGCAAACTGAGCAGCAATCTGCTTCCact GTGTCTGACGACGAAGATGATGATAAGCTGGGCAATCCAGATGGTGATATCGAAAATGAGAAACTGAGTCAGACTGTGGACAATCCTTCTGACAAACCTGGTGCACCCCGTTGCCGGCTTAGATCTG ATCATAGGAAAGAGAAATCGCTTGGGTTGCTCACACAGAATTTCGTGAAGCTCTTCCTCACCATGGAG GTCGATACGGTCTCACTTGACGAAGCTGCTAAGCTGCTCCTTGGAGAAGGCCACGAGGAGACCAACATGAGAA CTAAAGTTCGGAGGTTATATGACATTGCCAATGTGCTGTCTTCATTGAATCTGATTGAGAAG ATACAGCAAGGGGACTCGAGAAAGCCTGCATTCCGATGGTTGGGTAGGGCAGCGAGACCAAATGCAGAAAATGCTGTCACAGTTGCTGTACCCCCACCAGGGAAGACTGTATCTAACAAAAGAGCATTTGGGACTGATATAACTAACATTGGCGTGCATAGAAGCAATCAAGATTCGAGTATACAGAAGAAAGCGAAACTGGCACAGAGTGGTGGTGACATCTTGAAGAACTGCAAATCAGTTGTGCAGAGTCGGCTTGGACAGGGTAAAAAGAGTGGTTTTGTTTATGGTCCTTTCCACCCTGCTGGTGCAAGGAAACATGAACTTGATGGTGGTAATAAACCTGGGCAAAGGGAGAGGGCTGAAGACTGGGAGAGCCTTTCTGACTCATTTCGACCACAGTACCAGAACCAAG CACTCGGTGATCTTTTTGCCCATTACGTCGAAGCGTGGAAGACATGGTATTCTGAATTTGCTCAAGGCAGCAACATCATGCAACAACACTTCGGCCAGTCTGCTGTTAACCATTTTTTGTAG
- the LOC112902698 gene encoding pyruvate dehydrogenase E1 component subunit alpha-1, mitochondrial: MAAAALLRRLPAARAPATAFMAARPISDSTAALTIETSVPFTSHLVDPPSRDVTTTPAELMTFFRDMSVMRRMEIAADSLYKAKLIRGFCHLYDGQEAVAVGMEAAITRSDSIITAYRDHCTYLARGGDLVSAFAELMGREAGCSRGKGGSMHFYKKDANFYGGHGIVGAQVPLGCGLAFAQKYKKEDTATFALYGDGAANQGQLFEALNISALWKLPAILVCENNHYGMGTAEWRAAKSPAYYKRGDYVPGLKVDGMDVLAVKQACKFAKDHAVANGPIVLEMDTYRYHGHSMSDPGSTYRTRDEISGVRQERDPIERVRKLIFAHDLATPAELKDMEKEIRKQVDDAIAKAKESSMPGTSELFTNVYKKGFGVESFGPDRKELRATLP; encoded by the exons ATGGCCGCGGccgcgctcctccgccgcctccccgcCGCGCGGGCCCCGGCCACGGCCTTCATGGCGGCGCGCCCGATCTCCGACTCCACGGCCGCGCTCACCATCGAGACATCCGTCCCCTTCACCTCCCACCTCGTCGACCCGCCCTCCCGCGACGTCACCACCACCCCGGCCGAGCTCATGACCTTCTTCCGCGACATGTCCGTTATGCGCCGCATGGAGATCGCGGCGGACTCCCTCTACAAGGCCAAGCTCATCCGCGGTTTCTGCCACCTCTACGACGGCCAGGAGGCCGTCGCCGTCGGCATGGAGGCCGCCATCACCCGCTCCGACTCCATCATCACCGCCTACCGCGACCACTGCACCTACCTCGCCCGCGGAGGGGATCTCGTCTCCGCCTTCGCCGAGCTCATGGGCCGCGAGGCCGGCTGCTCCCGCGGCAAGGGCGGATCCATGCACTTCTATAAGAAGGATGCCAATTTCTACGGCGGGCACGGCATCGTCGGCGCGCAGGTGCCCCTCGGATGCGGTCTCGCCTTCGCGCAGAAGTACAAGAAGGAGGACACCGCTACGTTCGCGCTCTATGGTGACGGTGCGGCTAACCAGGGACAGCTCTTTGAGGCGCTCAACATTTCGGCCCTTTGGAAGCTGCCCGCCATATTGGTTTGCGAGAACAACCATT ATGGCATGGGAACAGCGGAGTGGAGGGCAGCAAAGAGCCCTGCCTACTACAAGCGTGGTGACTATGTGCCTGGATTGAAG GTTGATGGAATGGATGTTCTTGCTGTGAAGCAAGCCTGCAAATTTGCAAAGGATCATGCTGTTGCCAATGGACCAATT GTTCTTGAGATGGATACCTACAGGTACCATGGCCACTCTATGTCAGATCCTGGAAGCACTTACCGCACCAGGGATGAGATTTCAGGTGTAAGACAG GAGCGTGACCCAATTGAGAGGGTAAGAAAGTTGATCTTTGCTCACGATCTGGCAACTCCTGCTGAGCTCAAG GATATGGAGAAAGAAATCAGGAAACAAGTTGATGACGCCATTGCTAAAGCAAAG GAAAGTTCTATGCCTGGCACTTCTGAGCTCTTCACAAATGTTTATAAGAAGGGCTTTGGTGTGGAG TCATTTGGGCCAGACAGGAAGGAGTTGAGAGCTACCCTTCCGTAG
- the LOC112875634 gene encoding probable galacturonosyltransferase-like 9, with product MGAASRAMWAGLVLAALLLAQSPAAAALPRFAEAPEYRNGERCPAPVAAAGVCDPGLVHIAMTLDAHYLRGSMAAIYSLLKHASCPESLFFHFLAAEGGGAPAVADLRAAVAASFPSLRFEIYPFRADAVAGLISASVRAALEAPLNYARNHLADLLPRCVPRAIYLDSDVLAVDDVRRLWETRLPAAAVVAAPEYCHANFSRYFTEAFWNDPVLGARVFAGRRRAPCYFNTGVMVIDLRRWRVGNYRQRIEWWMEMQKEKRIYELGSLPPFLLVFAGEIEAVDHRWNQHGLGGDNVFGSCRPLHNGPVSLMHWSGKGKPWDRLDAGKPCPLDHTWKSYDLYIGENDSSASGQSRSALSSSAALPAGVFSW from the coding sequence atGGGCGCGGCCTCCCGGGCGATGTGGGCCGGGCTCGTGCTGGCGGCGTTGTTATTGGCGcaatcgccggcggcggcggcgctgccgagGTTCGCCGAGGCGCCCGAGTACCGGAACGGGGAGAGGTGCCCGGCGCcggtggcggccgcgggggtGTGCGACCCGGGCCTGGTGCACATCGCCATGACGCTCGACGCGCACTACCTCCGGGGCTCCATGGCGGCCATCTACTCGCTGCTCAAGCACGCCTCCTGCCCGGAGTCGCTCTTCTTCCACTTCCTCgccgcggagggcggcggggcgccggcggttGCAGACCTCcgggccgccgtcgccgcctcgtTCCCCTCCCTGCGCTTCGAGATCTACCCGTTCCGCGCAGACGCGGTCGCCGGGCTCATCTCCGCGTCCGTGCGCGCCGCGCTCGAGGCGCCGCTCAACTACGCGCGGAACCACCTCGCCGACCTGCTCCCTCGCTGCGTGCCGCGCGCGATATACCTCGACTCCGACGTGCTCGCCGTCGACGACGTGCGCAGGCTCTGGGAGACGCGCCTGCCCGCCGCGGCGGTCGTCGCCGCGCCAGAGTACTGCCACGCCAACTTCTCCCGCTACTTCACCGAGGCCTTCTGGAACGACCCCGTCCTCGGCGCGCGGGTCTTCGCggggcgccgccgcgcgccctgcTACTTCAACACCGGGGTCATGGTCATCGACCTCCGGAGATGGCGCGTCGGCAACTACCGTCAGCGCATCGAGTGGTGGATGGAGATGCAGAAGGAGAAGAGAATCTACGAGCTTGGCTCCTTGCCTCCGTTCTTGCTCGTATTCGCCGGCGAGATTGAGGCCGTCGACCACCGGTGGAACCAGCACGGCTTGGGCGGCGACAACGTGTTCGGCAGCTGCCGACCCCTCCACAACGGTCCCGTCAGCCTGATGCACTGGTCCGGGAAGGGCAAGCCATGGGACCGCCTCGACGCCGGCAAGCCTTGCCCGCTCGACCACACCTGGAAGTCGTACGACCTCTACATTGGAGAGAATGATTCATCAGCATCAGGGCAGTCCCGGTCTGCCCTGTCATCATCGGCGGCATTGCCTGCAGGGGTGTTTTCTTGGTAG